In a genomic window of Malaclemys terrapin pileata isolate rMalTer1 chromosome 17, rMalTer1.hap1, whole genome shotgun sequence:
- the LOC128825398 gene encoding SRRM2 protein homolog rsr-2-like, protein MMTWLLAEPKKKKRRCLGLRLIRSRPGRSVSTPEDSADGVEEEEEEEDELAESTQHSILPNSQDLFITLTEVPSQASQASTQDSDPMEGTSAAANSSSLPPPSRRLSQIRRRKKKTREDMFSEIMQSSRSDRAHLNEWKETVSKYRKEVSEREERRDQREERRDQREERRDDRDERWRQEDQRMKDATLGLLRRLVEVQERLLENRLPLQPLFHPPPSPCSVSSSPRRVRTRGGGSVHLPIPPQ, encoded by the exons ATGATGACGTGGCTCTTGGCTGagccaaagaagaaaaaacgcCGATGCCTTGGCTTGCGGCTGATCCGCAGCCGCCCAGGTCGATCTG tctcgacgcctgaggattctgccgatggggtagaggaggaggaggaggaggaggatgagcttgcagagagcacacagcactccattctccccaacagccaggatctttttatcaccctgactgaagtaccctcccaagcctcccaagccagtacccaagactctgaccccatggaagggacctcag cagctgcaaattcctcaagcctccctcctccatcccgaaggttatcacagataaggcgtcgtaagaagaagacgcgggaggacatgttttctgaaattatgcaatccagcaggagtgacagagctcatctgaatgagtggaaggaaacagtttcaaagtataggaaagaagtcagtgaacgtgaggagaggagggaccaacgtgaggagaggagggaccaacgtgaggagaggagggacgatcgagatgagagatggcggcaggaagaccagaggatgaaggatgcaacgctggggctgctccggcgtctggtggaggttcaggaacggctgctggaaaacagactgccgcttcagcccctgttccaccctcccccctccccatgttccgtatcctcctcacccagacgtgtaagaacgcgggggggaggctccgtacaccttcccattccaccccagtag